CCGTCAAATTGCAGCCGCTGTGTTTCGCCAATTGATCGAGCATGTGGTCAAAAAATCCAATTCCCGTATCATTGTCTGCCTTGCCTTCACCGTCAAATTCTAAGCTGATAGTAATATCAGTTTCATTGGTTTTTCGATGAATAGTAGCTTTTCTTTCTTGTGAATTTTGCGACTTCAAGAACGTATAAATATCCTTCCAATCTTTCACCGTTGCAGCGCAGGTTTCCACTAAATCCTTTGATTGAAGGGTCAATTCTCCTTCAAAATCACTCATATCGCTTATCCAAATCCCCTTTGCACCGAGATTTTTCGCCAATTCTATGTCGCTCAATCGGTCGCCTATCACAAAAGAGTTCTTCAAATCGTATTGTTTACTGTTCATGTATTGCGTCAATAAACCCGTTTTAGGCTTTCGAGTAGGGGTATTGTCTTCTGGGAACGAACGGTCTATCAATACCTCTTTGAAGTAAATTCCTTCATTGGTCAATGCTTTCATCATTTTATTGTGAGCAGGCCAAAAGGTATCTTCCGAAAAACTTTCTGTTCCCAAACCATCCTGATTTGTGACCATCACCAATTCATAGTCCATTTCCTGCACTATCTTCGACAAATACCAAAACATCCTCGGCAAATATTCCAACTTTTCGAGTGAATCCACCTGAAAATCTACTGGCGGCTCAATTATCAATGTCCCATCTCTGTCTATAAAAAGTATTTTTTGCATATTTTTTTCTTTTGTGGTCATAATTCTATCAAACGATGGTATGGATAGTTGGGTTCAAAAAAAAATGGCTTACCACAAATTTGGCAAGCCGTTTTCGATGGATAAACTACTGTATCTCCTGCAATATCTTCAATTCTTCTGCTTCTTGCATCTTATGAGTAGCAAACTCCAAAGGTTCAAGTTCGGAATCAAAATGTACATGGGTGAAATGACCATTGACCACATACACCCACTTTCCATTCGTAAAGCCAAACCCAATAGCATCCAATGTTCGGTTGCGGATATGCACTTCATCGGGTTTTACTCCTCGCCGCATAAACCAAAAGTCAATGCGTTCTTTGTCGTCTATCACCTGATGAAAGTCTTTTCCGATGGCAACAATACGGTTTATCGTATGTTCCCAATAAAAAGGGCCTACCCCTGCATTATAACTAATGTTTTTATTTCCTATTGATAGATTTTCTCCTTCAAAAAAATCGTAATCCAACATTCTTCCTGTCATCGTATCATCATGCCCTTTAAACATGAGGCGATAAGAAGTAGTTCTTTCTCTATTTTTAAGTTCCTCTTTTCTGTGATAAAAATGCAAATAAAAATCCCCTTGAAGATCTATGTATTTGAAATGTAAATCAACCCTTACTCTACATTTACCTTTAGTTGTATTAGCTCCAACGCCATTGAATGTTTTCCCAATCAGTCCACTGAAACTGTCAGGCAACAATTCTGAAACAAAGGTTTGTTTTTCGATTGTTTTTTCCATTTTTTAACAAAATTCGATTTCACCAAAATATATACGAAAAACGGCTTGCCGCAATTATGGCAAGCCGTTTTCGATTGATAACATTATCTTTTATTTCCAAATATACGTCAATCTCTGTTTAATTTAAATGAATACAAAGCGCAATGATAAATATTTGTCGAATATCAAGATTTTTTACTCAATCGTATCTAAAAGCTTGTAAATAGGCTCATAAATCAACCGATTTCGAGGTAAATCAAGCCTTTCATCTATCCATTCTATTCCATTCAAAGCAAGGCCTTTGTATTCCCAATCCTTCCAATCTATTTCCCTAATTTTATACGTTCTTCTATATAAAAAATCTCGTACAATATCGAAATGTCCTGCGTCAATAAGGAAACACCCTCTATCATCTGTTCTGACCATTATACATATCCAATCATCTACTGACAAAAACACCAATATCTCATCGGACTCTAAATAATCTCTTGGTCTCTCTATCAAAGTATTACTAGAAGCATCAAAAGAGTTTCCTGAAAAATCAAGTATGTTTTCTGGTTGATGCCAACGTTTTTTTCCATATACCAAGACTTTGCCTACTTTAAATTTGCTTCCTGTAACAAAAAATTGGGCAAGTTCTTTGGTATCTTCATATCCAAAATCTTGCTTTTTCACTTGCAATGGATGATACATTTCAAAAGACGAAGTCTCCCCTATATCTTTGTTCTCAAGAATAAATTTTACTCCATCTCTACTATGTGTACGAACAAATAAACAACTGCTAGAAACTGTTACAGACAAAAATTTATTTGAAGAAGCATTTATATCTGATACTCTGCCATTCAGAATAATATCTTCTCCAATCAGTTCCTTCAATAATTGTTTCCCTTCTGTGCTAATTTTCTTTTTGATATTGTGTCTATCCACTACCGTATTTATTTCTCAAAAAACATTCGATAATTGGAATACTTCATAGAATCAAAACGCTCAACTCCCTGTTCTGAAAATTGATACAGTAATCTTGTTCTTGGCACGGTTGTTTTATTCGCCAATTCTCGTTTTTTTCTATCCTCTTCCCATTGTTCTTCACTCCAACCCATTTCCTCCCAAATTTCTTCTGCACTCTTTTCTTCCTCTCCAAAACCCAGTATTAATTCATCTTTTCGGTAAAAGTTGTTCGTATAATTAGGATTATTTTCATAGTCTTTCGTGATTCCAAATGAAACATCACCTCTACTTCCTCCTATCAGTAGTTGGTCTCCTAATTCGTTTTCAATTATTATAATATTTGTAGTCAGCAAATAATCATACACTTTTTGTGGTTTCTCTTCACTTGGAAAATCCTTAAAATAATTATCTATATTCCTCTTTTGCCACTTGCAGATACGATTCTCACCATATATTTTTATTTGTTTTACAACAAAATGATGTTGATAAAACCTATTTGGTAAAACAATAACATTGTTTCCTTCAAATAAACAACTATCAAAATAGTCTTTATATTCCATTTTCATTTCAAAATTCCTCAATCCAATATTCGTATAACATAATTCATCCATCAATATTTCATTCATTTTGTAGTAACACCAAAATATACAAACGAATATTTCATCTCCTTTCTTGAAATAAAGCATTAATTTATTACAGTAAAAATAATGCGTGTCCCTCATGCTATCTTTATGTAAACTCATCTTATTATTTTTTATACCAATAAGCTTACCCTGAATAATTTTTTCAAGTCCCTTTACTTGGAATGAGTTTAATGGATGCCTATTTTCTAAAATCATATCTTTCTAATTAAAATAGCTGCATATCAATGAATTGAGATGCAGCTATAAAGTTAATGAAAAATTATTTAACCTGGCATTTGCCTGAATTTGTACAGTGCAGTTACATTTTCTCCCATTGCACCGTCTATAGGAGGACCTGAACATCCAGGAATATTACACTTATATATTGCGATAGTGGGTCCATTCGTTGACCCTGAAACGGGATACCAATTGATAAAAATATCTCCAATTTGAATATAAAATCCCGCTTGACCATCAGATACTGCTGCACCTACACCAAAATCTTCAGCCAAATCATCAAACACCTCCTTAAGGTTTATCCCAGTTAGGTTTATACCTTTATTACCTGTCCAATCCATATTCTCCAAAAAACTGAAATTTTTGTTTAAAGCATTGAATATTTTACTAACTATATCTCCTCCGACCTCTTTTATCATCTCATTAAACTTACCCCAAATAAAGCGAACTTTTTGAAATAATCTCCCTGATGTAAATAAAGCTCGTAAGCCTTTTAAATGAGGGCTGTTTTGAAAAGCTGAATTAGTGATTGTCTTAATAAACTCTTGATAATCCCTATTATTTATAGCTCTCATTCCTTCAATAACATCTTCTGCAATAGTTATTTTAGCATTTTTCTTAGCAAATTCAATAATTGCTTCTATTACTAACTCCTTCATTATTTCCCACATCCAAGGCGACATAGAAGCGAATTCAGCTACAAATTCTGCATATCCGGGGTCTGTAGCTAATAAATACTCATGAAATGCTTGCTCAGGATCAGGAATAAAAGCGGGATTTGTAGAATCGAGGTACTCTATAAAATCCAATATCATTTCCTGCTCATCGCCTGTAAGTTCAAGGTTAAATACTCCCAATTGAGCCAATGCTTTATTAATTACCCTATCTTCAAAACCATTCAAAGCATCATTGAAATTAGGGTCAAATTCTGATTCATCTTCAAAATCGGGGTCAGATCCGTTACCGTCGTCATGAGGGTTAAAACTTCCTCCACCTCCGCTGCCACTATTCCCTCCACTGCCTGTATCTGAATTTCCTGTTGTTCCGCCTGGGCCCCCGACATCAGGAGTTATATGTAAGATGGTAATTATAGTCCCACTACCACTACTACCATTAAACATATTTTCACAGCTACATGTAATAGAGAAGTAAACAAACATAGTGTATTGTGGGCTACCTCCTGAATTAGAATTACTCAAGTTAAAATCTTGAATTTGAATTCCACTAATAGAGCTACTCTCCGCTTTTAGTGGGTCAAATATTCTTTCATCATACGTGTAATACAAACCTTTTTTTGCTTCCAAAGTATTCACCAATTCCGTATCCAAATTCAATTGACTAATTGTAGTCGAATCGGTTATAAAATCAGCATAATCTCTACTCAAAACATTGAAATAATAATTACTGTCTATCTTCAATGTCATCAAAATAGAATTGGTTTCACCTCCATCTAAAAACGCAAAAGGAGTAAGCCCAATAGACACATTTGGAGCATTTACAAAATCCTTATGCAAGGTACTTTTGCTCCAAATTGGATATCCAATCAATTCTGTAGTTCGAGTCACAAACTCATGTGCATTATTCTCTTTAGAGAGTTCATGTATAATCTCTTGAAGTAGAGAATCACTGACTGTTTGATTATCATTTGCAGCAGAAGGATTGACGTTGGGGTTGTTATTCACTGCAAAATAGGGGTCGAAAAAATCTAAGGCATTTTCAGCAGCCGTTTTTGAAAAACTTAGAATAGGACGTTCAGTAGAAGGCGTATCATCAGCAATTTCATCTTTCTGACAGGCATTCGTTACAAATAAAAGACTTGCAAACAACAGCCATAACTTAGGAATGCTGTTTGTTGTTTGTTGTTTGTTTAATAAATTTTCTCAGTTTTTTCATTTTAATAATTTTGGGGTGCATCCCAAATTGTCGCCTTATGCTTGTTTTTTATATAATTCAAGTTCCTTTGCTTGTATCAATTTTATAAGTTCATGCCATTGTTGATTCATATTCATAAGTCTCAAATCAATAATTTTCTGTGCACCATCTAAAGTCCATCTTTGTCCCGATTGTTTCAATCTTTTTTGAATAACTGTTCGGTGAGCAGATTCGATTGCTCCCGAACCTATAAATAAACCTGTGTCTCTAAAAGTTTTATACATCATGCGAAACTCATTGTTTCTCAAATAGTTTAGCAGGCTATTTCGTTCTTTTTCAGATTTTTGTGCACGTTTTTCTAACTCTTCAATCCCTTTTATAACGACACTAATTTCATCATTGAGTAAAGCATTTTTTTGTTTGTTCAACCAATTTTTTTGCTCTTCTATTGTTTTGTAATACAGTTTAGCAAATTTACTTAAATGCTCTGCTGCATGATAAAAATCAAGGATTTGTGTAGCTTTAGGATAAGACTCTTCTACCCAATTCCAAATCCAAGGTGCTCCATCTGCAACAAAAACAAGTCGTTCATTTATCGGCGATAATATATCTACTAATGGCTCAAATTTACACAGGAAATCTTTATGACTACCCAAATGTGCAGCATAGATAGATTGCTTTAGCCAACAATGATTCTTATCTAATTCATAGTGGTCAAGGTCTGTAAATATACGCCCTAACTTTACTTCTTTCCAATCATTCCCTTTTTCTCCTTCACGAGTTTGAAGCATACCCCCATCTATCATAGAATAGACAAGCCCCTCTTGTTCAACACTCTCTTTTAGAGACTCACTTAGTTTTCTTTGAGCAACTGGTAAAACAGGTTTCACACTTTGAAGTTCTGATGCGTAATACTTCGTAACTCGCTCTGTTTGACTACGATTCGTTTCTATACGTAGATATTTTTCTAAGTCACACACCGCTGCGCTATAGTTATCCGATTGACCAGCATAAGCTTGTAACTCTTGAAGATAAGGGCTTACTTGAAAGCCATTGATACCATTACTCCACATATGCGTTTTGGCGATAGCGATAGAGCCAAATCGACTTGCTATTGTTTTTTTTTACGACGGTCTTCTCCTGGTTTACTTATACTACTTTCTAATAAATCTTGTCCAAATTTCAGTATCACTCCCTCAAACCCCTTTTCATAGTCATAAAAACTTTCTTCTTTTTTCAAAGATTCAAATGATGCCCAATAAGATAAAGCCAATTCTAAATATTCTTCCTTTGTCATATTTTTATTGATTTAGTGCCTCAAAAATAGCTTTTTTTAGCTTCTGCGACAATTTGGGATGCACCCTAATTTTGTGAAATGAATAATGGGTTTAAAACAATATTTTCATCAATCGATTGTGAACCACAAATCTATTTACTATTTTAATAATAAAAAAAAAATTATTTGTATAAAAAATGAAACTTTATTTTGTGTAACAGATGTTTATTCTATTCTCAAAAAAAAAAATTATTTGTCATAATTCCTTACCCACATATCCCGCCAAAGCCGCCAAAACCTCCAAATTCTCCGTCTCCGTCCCAACCGTTATTCGCAAACACCCTTCACACAAAACCACTTTCGAGCGATTACGAACGATAATTCCCTTTGAAGTCAAATAATCGTACAATTCCTGAGCCGCTTTCACCTTCACCAACAAAAAATTGGCATCAGAAGCATGGACTTTTTCCACAAAAGAAAACTGCTGCAATGCCCTCGTCAGTACATTTCGCTCGTGCAAAATAGCATTGCGCTCCTTTCTATACCGATCCACATTCTGCATGGCCCTCAGTGCCGCATTTTGAGTCAATCGGTTCACATTATAAGGCGGTTTCACTTTGTTCAAAACGTCAATAATCTCCTCAGACGCAAAAGCCATTCCCAAGCGAATACCTGCCAAACCCCATGCCTTAGAAAAAGTCTGCATCACCACCAAATTCACGTATTTCTTCAACAAATACACACAACTTGCTTCTGATGCAAAATCTATGTAGGCCTCGTCCACCACTACAATCCCTTCAAAACCCTCCAACAACGCTTCAATTGCTTCCAAAGTAAAACAATTTCCAGTGGGATTGTTGGGGCTGCAAACAAATAACAACTTGGTATTGTCTTTCACTGCCTCCAAAATTGCTTTTACATCCAATTGGTAATCAGCAGTCAACAAAACCCTTTGTACTTCCACATCCGAAATTGCCGCCGAAACTTCATACATTCCATAAGTCGGTGGCAAAACCATGATGGCATCCTTTCTCGGCTCACAAAAAATGCGAATCAACAGGTCAATCACCTCATCACTACCGTTTCCCAAAAATATACTTTGAATTACAATGTTCTTTAACTTGGAAATTTCTGATTTCACTTTCCATTGAAGTGGGTCGGGATACCGATTCAAACCTGTATCGAATGGATTTTCATTGGCATCCAAAAAAACATTTGCTTTTCCTTTGAACTCACTTCGAGCAGAAGAATAAGCAGTCATTTTTTGGATATTGGGGCGAATAAGATGCTGTATTGTATTCATGTTATTTTTTTTGTTGAAATTTTACATAGAATACAAAAATTTTAAAAACTTTTGTATTCTCAATTATCCAATTCTCCGAATTTCCACCGCCTTCTGATGTCCCATCAACTCCTCCGCCAAAGCCATCGTTTCCACCGTTGCAGCGATGTTCTGCAATCCTTTGGGAGTCAATTCTTGGAAGGTGATTTTTTTGACAAAAGAATCCAGTGATACCCCACTAAACGCCTTGGCAAAACCATTGGTCGGCAAAGTATGATTCGTACCAGAAGCATAGTCACCAACCGATTCGGGAGAATAATTGCCGATAAAAACAGAACCAGCATTGACCACTTTTTCTGCAAAATCTCGTGCATTTTGAAGCGACACAATCAAATGTTCAGGGGCATATTCGTTCACCATTTCCAAAGCCGCTTCTCTATCTTCTGCAATGATTGCCAAGCTATTCTGCAATGCCTTTGCAGCAATGTCCTTGCGGGGCAAAACCTCCAATTGACGATTGATTTCAAACTGAACGTTCCGCACCAATTCTTCTTCAAAAGCCACCAAAACCACCTGACTATCCGCCCCATGCTCGGCTTGCGACAACAAATCCGCCGCCACAAAAGCAGCAACAGCCGTTTCGTCCGCCACTACCATCACCTCCGAAGGGCCTGCGGGCATATCAATCGCAATGCCCTCTTTCGTAACCAACTGTTTGGCGAGGGTGACATATTGATTCCCTGGCCCAAAAATCTTATACACAGCAGGAATGCTTTCCGTTCCGTAAGCCATTGCCGCAATCGCTTGAACGCCACCTACTTTGAAGACTTTGGAGATACCTACGAGTTTTGCAGCATACAAGATAGCAGGATGCAAAGTACCGTCTTTTCGAGGAGGCGAACACAAAATCACCTCCTCACATTCCGCTATTTTTGCAGGTATTCCCAGCATCAAAACCGTTGAAAACAAAGGAGCTGTACCACCAGGAATGTACAAACCCACTTTTTGAATCCCCACACTTTTGCGCCAACAGCGAATGCCTTCCATGGTTTCGATGACTTCAATGGAAGCTGTTTTTTGGCTTTGGTGAAACCGTTCAATATTGCTCTTTGCAGTTTGAATCGCTTGCTTCAAATCCTCCGCAACTTGCTGTTCCGCCGCTTCAAATTCTGCCGTACTTACCTGCAATGTGTCCAAAATTACTCCATCAAACAACTCCGTAAATCGTATGACCGACTCCTCTCCTTTTGCCTTCACTTCCTCCAAAATCTGACTGACCTTGTCCTCCAAATCCGAATAATCCATTGAAGGTCTTTGAAGGATTTTTTGCAGTTCCTTTGATTTGGGTTTTATGTATAGTTTCATTTTTTTGTTTTAAAAATTTATGTCACAGCGATTTAAATCACCACTACAAAAAGGTCTATTTTCATTTCACAGTATCATCTTCTCAATCGGAATCACCAAAATCCCTTGACCCCCAGCTTCCCGCAATCGGTCAATCACCTCCCAAAATTCATCCTCTGCAATCACCGAATGAACCGAACTCCAACCCGCTTCTGCCAAAGGCATAATCGTAGGTGATTTCATACCAGGTAAGATTGTTTTGATTATTTCGAGCGCATCGTTGGGTGCATTGAGTAGAATGTATTTATTCTTATTGGCTTTTTGTACTGCTTTGATTCTGAACAACAATTTGTCCAAAATTTGCTGTTTCGTGGATTCTAATTTTCTGTTGGCAATCAAAACAGCCTCTGACTTCAAAATCACCTCTACTTCCTTCAATCCATTGCTAAACAGCGTACTACCCGAACTTACCAAATCTGCAATCGCATCCGCCAGACCAATACCCGGCGCAATTTCGACCGAGCCGCTGATTTTGTGAATGTCTGCGGTCACGCCCTTCTTTTGAAGATAATCACCCAAAATCTGAGGATAAGATGTGGCTATTTTTTTGTCTTGAAAATAGGTGATGTCTGTAAACGTTTCACTTTTAGGAATTGCTAAAGATAGACGGCATTTTCCAAAACCCAAGCTCCAAACGACCTTTGCTTCTTTGCTTTCTTCATAAACCACATTTTCCCCCACAATACCGATGTCGGCAGTTCCGTCTTCGACATATTGCGGAATATCATCGTCACGTAAGTACAAGATATCCAAAGGGAAATTAACGGCTGGTGCAATGAGTTTGTTTTTGCCGTTTTTGATTTGAATACCACATTCTTCCAAGAGTTGTCTGGAATCTTCACTGAGTCTACCCGATTTTTGAATGGCAATTTTTAGTTTTTGCTGCATTGTTGAAGTCAATTTTTTGCATAAAAAAAACGGCTTACCGCAATTGGTAAGCCGTTTTCGATGAATAAAAATTAAATTTTTCTATCTCAAAACATACGTCAGCCACCTTTTGCTTCAATGGAATGCAAAGTGCAATGATGGATATGATGATGTATGTTTAAAAAATTCATGTTGCAAAAGTAGTGAAATTTATTCATTAGATTCCTTCTTCTTTTGTTTCTTTTCGCAAAAAAATGAAAATACAGAAGTCTATAAATGGTACCACCTAACAAATAAAATATAAAGTGAAAATTCTATCTAATTTGTTAAAAATCCGCAGAAAAAAATAAATATCGTAAAAAAAACACATAGACTACACTTTTAGTGTGATTTGTCATTTTTTTTTAGTTACAGAGTTCTTAATTTTCCTAATAAAATCGTAACTCTAAGTTAAATATGCATTTTTCAAGAACAATTTTTGTCATTTATCATTCTTTATCGTAGCTTGCTTAAATTGAGTTTGCATTCCTTTTTATCAAACGACTCTTTAGAGTGCTTTCATGCAAAAAACATATCTTTCTTACAGCGTTTTTAAGAAAACAAGTCCATTGGTACAGGCTTTTTGGGTGTTAAGCATTGCAATAATTGCTATGTTCATAGGAGTTTTGTTGAGTGGCAGTGACGAAACAGCGTGGTTTATTGGATGTGCATCTATGGGTTTTTATGCATGGTTGAATGCAGTTATTAGCTTTTTTATTACCAAAAAATCAGCAAAATATTTTGGGCAATCTCTTCTATTGTTTGTTTTGCTCTCATTTATCCTCTACTTTGTAGCAGATTTCCTTTCCGAATCAGATGTGATGAGCTTGTACGAATACCGAACTATGTATACAGTAACTGTTGTTTTTTACATTCTCGGCTCAATGGTTGTTGCACTCATGAGAAGTATTGCACAAGCCTTACGAATCAATTATTGACTTCAAATTCAAAAAATGAAAAACATCCTTTTATTGTTTCTTTTTGTTGTAGTTCTGCAATTTTCTGCTTGTAAACCTGCTTTGTACAAACACTTTATTGATATTCCGAACAATGTTTGGCAAAAAGACAATACGGTAGTATTTAAAGTTGACATGGATAAACCCGTGGCAACAGCAGATGTTCGACTCGCTATTCGGTATGTGGATGGATATTTGTACGACCACTTGAAGGTGAATGTCAAACGCATCAGCCCTTCGAATAAGAAATCAGAGCAAGAACTCAACATCAAAATGATGGACGGCAATGAGGGATATATCGGGGAAGGTATGGGTGACTTGTGGGATTTGGAACAAGTGCTTACAGATGGTTTTGAAAATTTTGAAGAATCAGGCACTTACCAATATGAGGTTTCGCAAACTATGAAAGACGATCAGTTTCCATTGGTAGTGGAAGTGGGCTTGATTGTGGAAGAAAAGACAGAATAAGAATTAATTTTCGAATTCTTGGTTTGAAGAAACTTTTTGAAGATTCGGAATGTTTGGAAATTGTTGTTATTTTTGCAACAGCAATACAAAACGGCTCCATAGCTCAACTGGATAGAGTGTCTGACTTCGGATCAGAAGGTTGAGGGTTCGAGTCCTTCTGGGGCCGCATTTTTTTTAAATCCTTGTAAGTTAAATGCTTATCAAGGATTTTTTTTGTTTTTCATGATTTTCCAAAATCCTTGCCTACCGCAAACCTCTCCATTTGCATATCTCCCCAAAATTTAGTAAATTCACTACTGAATCTACACAACTCCCCCACAGCCACATTTTCACTCTCTATTTTTTTCATCAATCCTATAGTTGTTTACACAATGAACACACAACTCCTTACCAACTGTGCCAGCAGTTCTTTAACACCTTATACACCCAACGAAGCCAATCCTTGGAATCGAAAAAAAGCGATGCACCTTTTGCGGCGTATGGGTTTTGGCGCATCCCATCAGCAAATTGAAGCTGCTTTGACCGTCAATCCCTTGCACCTTGTCGACCAAATACTGATTGATGCACTCCAGCAGCCTTTACCCACTGCTCCTTCTTGGAAAGATTGGACAGTCACAGATTATCAAACAAACATGGACGCATTGCAAGAACATATTTTAGAATGGAATACCCGATGGCTGACGGATATGGCGGCGAACGGTTTTAGAGAACGCTTGGCTCTTTTTTGGCACAACCATTTTGTGACCCAATTAGAAGTCTATGTTTGTCCTCCGCAAATGTATAGTTACCACAAACTACTGCAACAATACGCTCTTGGCAATTTCAAAACGTTTACCTACGAAATGGGCAAAACTCCTGCTATGTTGGTTTATCTCAATGGTATTCAAAATGATAAGAATCAACCCAACGAAAACTATGCCCGTGAACTCTATGAATTGTTCACATTAGGGCAAGACAAGGGTTATACCCAAACCGACATTGCAGAAACTGCAAGAGCTTTGACAGGTTGGGTCGTTCCAGTTGGTTGCAGTGAATCTGTTTTTTTCGCACCTCGTCACGACAACGGCATCAAAACGATTTTTGGTCAAA
The Chitinophagales bacterium genome window above contains:
- the hisG gene encoding ATP phosphoribosyltransferase, which translates into the protein MQQKLKIAIQKSGRLSEDSRQLLEECGIQIKNGKNKLIAPAVNFPLDILYLRDDDIPQYVEDGTADIGIVGENVVYEESKEAKVVWSLGFGKCRLSLAIPKSETFTDITYFQDKKIATSYPQILGDYLQKKGVTADIHKISGSVEIAPGIGLADAIADLVSSGSTLFSNGLKEVEVILKSEAVLIANRKLESTKQQILDKLLFRIKAVQKANKNKYILLNAPNDALEIIKTILPGMKSPTIMPLAEAGWSSVHSVIAEDEFWEVIDRLREAGGQGILVIPIEKMIL
- the hisB gene encoding bifunctional histidinol-phosphatase/imidazoleglycerol-phosphate dehydratase HisB; this encodes MQKILFIDRDGTLIIEPPVDFQVDSLEKLEYLPRMFWYLSKIVQEMDYELVMVTNQDGLGTESFSEDTFWPAHNKMMKALTNEGIYFKEVLIDRSFPEDNTPTRKPKTGLLTQYMNSKQYDLKNSFVIGDRLSDIELAKNLGAKGIWISDMSDFEGELTLQSKDLVETCAATVKDWKDIYTFLKSQNSQERKATIHRKTNETDITISLEFDGEGKADNDTGIGFFDHMLDQLAKHSGCNLTVKATGDLHIDEHHTIEDVAITIGQAFREALGDKRGINRYGHFLLPMDEALAQVAIDFSGRPWLVWKADFHREKVGGMPTEMFEHFFKSFSDNAQCNLNIKVEGKNEHHKIEATFKAFAKAIKMAVQKDGTDELPSTKGIL
- a CDS encoding gliding motility lipoprotein GldH encodes the protein MKNILLLFLFVVVLQFSACKPALYKHFIDIPNNVWQKDNTVVFKVDMDKPVATADVRLAIRYVDGYLYDHLKVNVKRISPSNKKSEQELNIKMMDGNEGYIGEGMGDLWDLEQVLTDGFENFEESGTYQYEVSQTMKDDQFPLVVEVGLIVEEKTE
- the hisD gene encoding histidinol dehydrogenase; translated protein: MKLYIKPKSKELQKILQRPSMDYSDLEDKVSQILEEVKAKGEESVIRFTELFDGVILDTLQVSTAEFEAAEQQVAEDLKQAIQTAKSNIERFHQSQKTASIEVIETMEGIRCWRKSVGIQKVGLYIPGGTAPLFSTVLMLGIPAKIAECEEVILCSPPRKDGTLHPAILYAAKLVGISKVFKVGGVQAIAAMAYGTESIPAVYKIFGPGNQYVTLAKQLVTKEGIAIDMPAGPSEVMVVADETAVAAFVAADLLSQAEHGADSQVVLVAFEEELVRNVQFEINRQLEVLPRKDIAAKALQNSLAIIAEDREAALEMVNEYAPEHLIVSLQNARDFAEKVVNAGSVFIGNYSPESVGDYASGTNHTLPTNGFAKAFSGVSLDSFVKKITFQELTPKGLQNIAATVETMALAEELMGHQKAVEIRRIG
- the hisC gene encoding histidinol-phosphate transaminase, whose protein sequence is MNTIQHLIRPNIQKMTAYSSARSEFKGKANVFLDANENPFDTGLNRYPDPLQWKVKSEISKLKNIVIQSIFLGNGSDEVIDLLIRIFCEPRKDAIMVLPPTYGMYEVSAAISDVEVQRVLLTADYQLDVKAILEAVKDNTKLLFVCSPNNPTGNCFTLEAIEALLEGFEGIVVVDEAYIDFASEASCVYLLKKYVNLVVMQTFSKAWGLAGIRLGMAFASEEIIDVLNKVKPPYNVNRLTQNAALRAMQNVDRYRKERNAILHERNVLTRALQQFSFVEKVHASDANFLLVKVKAAQELYDYLTSKGIIVRNRSKVVLCEGCLRITVGTETENLEVLAALAGYVGKEL